A stretch of the bacterium genome encodes the following:
- a CDS encoding type II toxin-antitoxin system mRNA interferase toxin, RelE/StbE family, with product MTWRVLITPAALEMLKGITDRRIRGQIAQTVSGLTEAPENSGKPLMGELAGYRSLRAASQKYRVIYKIKKEKVIVVVVAVGRRKEGDRRDIYSLARKLFEQKLV from the coding sequence TTGACCTGGCGAGTGCTTATCACCCCTGCGGCCCTTGAGATGCTCAAGGGGATAACTGACAGGCGCATCAGAGGACAAATTGCCCAAACCGTTTCAGGCCTTACCGAGGCCCCTGAAAATAGTGGCAAACCGCTCATGGGCGAACTTGCCGGTTACCGCTCCCTGCGGGCCGCTAGTCAAAAATATCGTGTGATCTATAAAATCAAAAAAGAAAAGGTGATCGTGGTCGTTGTGGCTGTCGGCCGAAGAAAAGAAGGCGATCGCAGGGATATCTACTCACTGGCAAGGAAACTGTTCGAGCAGAAATTGGTTTAA
- the hypF gene encoding carbamoyltransferase HypF — translation MSERLRISVDGIVQGVGFRPFIYRLAKELVLSGWVTNTTDGVVIEVEGVKGNLEAFLSRLEKDAPPLSKIMSIQREYLKPSNYRDFIIRRSLAGADPTVLVAPDSATCPDCVRELFDPEDRRYRYPFINCTNCGPRYTILRSVPYDRPNTSMAKFPMCENCQGEYDDPADRRFHAQPNACADCGPTLTLVRRDGTTVRMEDPLQGSIELLKEGKILAIKGLGGFHLAVDALFSQAVEKLREKKGREEKPLALMVRDLETASLLCELSDHARSILTSTESPIALLRRRQSPDINISHAVAPRSLYYGLMLPYTPLHHLLMAQFDLLVMTSANLTEEPLCADNDEALQRLSQIADAFLIHDRDIVLRCDDSIVRLDPVNPDEGPIVLRRARGFVPSPVNLPMDGNPVLALGPELKGTVCLTRGRQAFMGQHLGDLKNLETLDFLKEVVSHLMDILEVTPLILVCDLHPDYLTTGITENDKDVPWPSNTPVIAVQHHHAHILSCQAEAGLTGPCVGIALDGTGYGTDGTIWGGEILHVDGTHMDRKGYLRPMWMPGGEKSIEQPWRMAVSCLLEILGAAETARVAQGLFPDIPEEDIQVITSLCVRRTHGVWTSSAGRLFDAVSALLGICTHTRYEGQAAIELEVLTDDIVTDILPYSLVETEGGSLEIDLMPAFESIFHKMQKGFSVPTLGGMFHTTMARALAEATDRVLEGFNGVHRSIPLGGGVFQNELFCSLIARELSERSMKPVFHKNVPTNDGGISLGQAVYGLLKSRDS, via the coding sequence TTGAGTGAAAGGCTTCGTATATCGGTGGATGGTATCGTTCAGGGGGTCGGATTCCGGCCCTTCATTTACCGTCTCGCGAAGGAACTGGTCCTCAGCGGCTGGGTGACGAACACCACTGATGGTGTCGTCATCGAGGTGGAAGGTGTGAAAGGTAACCTGGAAGCATTCCTTTCCCGCCTTGAAAAGGATGCTCCACCACTTTCAAAAATAATGTCCATTCAAAGGGAGTACCTGAAACCTTCAAACTACAGGGATTTTATCATCCGCCGCAGCCTCGCAGGGGCTGACCCCACCGTCCTGGTCGCTCCAGATTCAGCAACCTGCCCGGACTGTGTCAGGGAGCTTTTTGATCCTGAGGATCGTCGCTATCGATATCCCTTCATCAATTGCACGAACTGCGGCCCCCGTTACACCATACTCCGCTCCGTGCCCTACGACAGGCCTAACACCTCCATGGCAAAGTTCCCAATGTGTGAAAATTGCCAGGGCGAATACGATGACCCGGCGGACCGGAGGTTCCACGCACAGCCCAACGCATGCGCGGACTGTGGTCCAACCCTGACACTTGTGCGCAGGGATGGCACAACTGTCAGAATGGAAGATCCCCTTCAGGGATCTATTGAACTGCTTAAAGAAGGGAAGATCCTCGCAATTAAAGGTCTCGGAGGGTTCCACCTGGCTGTGGACGCCCTTTTTTCTCAGGCCGTTGAAAAGTTGCGGGAGAAAAAAGGGAGGGAGGAAAAACCTTTGGCTCTCATGGTCCGGGATCTTGAGACCGCGAGCCTGTTGTGTGAGTTGAGCGACCACGCCAGGAGTATCCTCACCAGCACCGAAAGCCCCATTGCCCTCCTCAGGCGCCGCCAGAGCCCCGATATTAACATTTCCCATGCCGTGGCTCCCAGAAGCCTTTATTACGGCCTCATGCTGCCCTATACGCCGCTCCATCATCTCCTCATGGCCCAATTCGACCTTCTCGTTATGACCAGCGCCAATCTGACGGAAGAACCCCTGTGCGCTGATAATGATGAAGCTTTGCAGAGGTTGAGTCAGATAGCCGACGCCTTCCTCATTCACGACAGGGATATCGTCCTTCGCTGTGACGATTCCATCGTCCGCCTGGACCCCGTAAACCCTGATGAGGGACCGATTGTTCTAAGAAGGGCACGGGGGTTTGTTCCCTCACCGGTCAATCTGCCCATGGACGGGAACCCGGTTTTGGCCCTCGGCCCCGAACTGAAGGGGACCGTGTGCCTGACACGGGGGAGACAGGCCTTTATGGGGCAGCATCTTGGGGATCTGAAGAACCTGGAGACCCTGGATTTTCTAAAAGAGGTTGTCTCCCACCTCATGGACATCCTGGAGGTGACCCCGTTGATCCTTGTCTGTGATCTGCACCCGGATTACCTCACTACCGGTATAACGGAAAACGATAAAGACGTTCCGTGGCCTTCCAATACCCCCGTGATTGCTGTCCAGCACCACCACGCCCACATTCTCAGCTGCCAGGCCGAGGCGGGACTTACCGGTCCATGTGTAGGGATTGCGCTTGACGGCACCGGTTATGGTACGGACGGTACTATTTGGGGCGGTGAGATCCTTCATGTTGACGGAACACACATGGACAGAAAGGGATATCTAAGGCCCATGTGGATGCCGGGAGGCGAGAAATCCATCGAACAACCCTGGAGAATGGCTGTTTCCTGCCTATTGGAGATCTTGGGTGCGGCGGAGACGGCCCGTGTCGCACAAGGCCTCTTTCCAGATATTCCGGAGGAGGATATTCAGGTCATTACCAGCCTGTGTGTAAGACGAACCCACGGGGTTTGGACCTCCAGCGCGGGAAGACTTTTTGACGCCGTCTCAGCTCTCCTCGGAATCTGCACCCACACCCGTTATGAAGGACAGGCAGCCATAGAGCTTGAGGTGTTGACGGACGATATTGTTACCGATATTCTTCCCTACTCCCTGGTCGAGACAGAAGGAGGCAGTCTGGAAATAGATCTAATGCCCGCCTTTGAGTCGATCTTCCACAAGATGCAAAAAGGCTTTTCTGTTCCGACACTGGGGGGGATGTTCCACACCACCATGGCCCGTGCCCTGGCCGAAGCCACCGACAGGGTCCTGGAGGGTTTCAACGGGGTCCACAGATCCATTCCCCTGGGAGGTGGAGTGTTCCAGAATGAACTTTTCTGTTCCCTCATCGCCCGGGAGCTTTCGGAAAGATCCATGAAACCGGTCTTCCACAAGAATGTACCAACCAACGACGGTGGGATATCCCTGGGCCAGGCGGTTTATGGGTTGCTTAAGAGCCGTGATTCGTAA
- a CDS encoding type II toxin-antitoxin system Phd/YefM family antitoxin — translation MPKTLSMVEARKRLTSLPEEFEREENLDAVAITRRGKPVLAVMPWELYETITETLEVMADGKMTSVLKESIAQYGRGETIPWEKAREDLDL, via the coding sequence ATGCCCAAAACCCTATCCATGGTCGAAGCCCGGAAGCGGCTCACATCACTGCCGGAAGAGTTCGAACGAGAGGAAAACCTTGATGCGGTAGCAATTACAAGGCGCGGTAAGCCTGTACTGGCTGTAATGCCCTGGGAACTTTACGAAACAATTACCGAGACGCTTGAAGTCATGGCCGATGGGAAGATGACCTCTGTCCTAAAGGAGAGCATTGCTCAATACGGGCGCGGGGAAACGATCCCCTGGGAAAAGGCCAGGGAGGATCTGGATCTTTGA
- the hypE gene encoding hydrogenase expression/formation protein HypE yields the protein MIEERILLSHGAGGKKSSELTERIFLKYFSDPALLDLNDMAVLELPAGRVSMSTDTYVVDPIFFPGGDIGSLAVHGTVNDVAMAGAVPVAISVAFILEEGLPLIDLERIAGSMALAAAEAGVRIVTADTKVVPRGAADKVFINTTGIGIIPDGINVSGACARIGDRILLSGTIGDHGIAIASARDGIAFKTTVKSDSAPLNWMISELITTLGKDIHVLRDPTRGGLATVLCEIASQSSVGVKIEETAIPVKEAVKGACELLGYDPLYLANEGKLVGVTAPEASGRALEIMKGSKYGQDACIIGEITGDNRQKVILKTAMGGSRLVDKLSGEMLPRIC from the coding sequence TTGATAGAGGAAAGAATCCTTTTGTCCCACGGCGCCGGCGGCAAAAAGTCTTCTGAGCTCACAGAGCGGATATTCCTAAAGTATTTCAGCGACCCGGCCCTCCTGGACCTCAACGATATGGCGGTCCTTGAACTTCCCGCCGGCCGCGTTTCCATGAGCACAGACACATACGTTGTCGACCCCATCTTCTTTCCAGGTGGCGACATAGGAAGCCTGGCTGTCCACGGCACCGTGAACGATGTGGCTATGGCCGGGGCTGTCCCCGTGGCCATTTCTGTGGCATTTATCCTTGAAGAGGGGTTGCCCCTGATCGATCTTGAACGCATCGCCGGTTCCATGGCGCTTGCGGCAGCTGAGGCCGGTGTTCGCATTGTCACGGCAGACACCAAGGTGGTGCCCCGCGGCGCAGCAGACAAGGTGTTCATCAACACCACCGGAATAGGGATCATTCCCGACGGTATAAATGTTTCAGGAGCTTGTGCAAGAATAGGGGACCGGATCCTGCTTTCTGGCACCATCGGCGATCACGGCATCGCCATCGCTTCGGCCAGGGATGGGATCGCGTTTAAAACAACCGTCAAAAGCGACAGCGCGCCGCTCAACTGGATGATCAGCGAGCTGATAACCACCCTTGGCAAAGACATCCACGTGCTTCGAGACCCCACCAGAGGCGGACTTGCCACCGTTCTGTGTGAGATCGCGTCCCAGTCTTCTGTAGGAGTTAAGATCGAAGAGACCGCCATACCCGTTAAAGAGGCCGTAAAGGGCGCCTGTGAGCTTTTAGGCTATGATCCGCTGTACCTTGCCAACGAGGGCAAACTTGTCGGTGTGACAGCCCCAGAGGCCTCAGGCAGGGCTCTTGAGATCATGAAAGGCAGTAAATACGGGCAGGACGCCTGTATTATAGGGGAGATAACGGGGGACAACCGCCAGAAGGTGATCCTGAAAACCGCCATGGGGGGATCGCGCCTCGTCGATAAATTATCCGGTGAAATGTTACCGCGCATATGCTGA
- the hypB gene encoding hydrogenase nickel incorporation protein HypB, with protein sequence MSEKITLEQKVLSRNDLLAADLRRLFASEKVAIMNMVSSPGSGKTSLLEKTLGSLSQNLSIGVIEGDIQTDNDAVRIAKTGVPVHQIQTGGACHLEAEMVRKALSHFRLEELDLLIIENVGNLVCPSAFDLGEGLRVVVISTTEGDDKPLKYPAMFRSAHVMVINKIDLLPYTDFDVQKVVRNAMSLNPEIHILKTSCRTGEGLDEWSGFVMEFVQSNNE encoded by the coding sequence ATGTCCGAAAAAATCACCCTTGAACAAAAAGTCCTCTCCCGCAACGACCTCCTGGCGGCCGATCTGCGCAGGCTGTTTGCCAGTGAAAAGGTCGCTATCATGAACATGGTCAGTTCCCCCGGTTCAGGGAAGACCTCCCTGCTTGAAAAAACCCTGGGTTCCCTGTCCCAAAACCTTTCCATAGGGGTGATCGAAGGGGACATCCAGACCGACAACGACGCTGTGCGCATCGCAAAAACGGGAGTGCCGGTACACCAGATCCAGACAGGGGGAGCCTGCCATCTCGAAGCGGAAATGGTTAGAAAAGCCCTCTCCCATTTCCGCCTTGAAGAACTTGATCTACTGATTATCGAAAATGTGGGGAACCTGGTGTGCCCTTCGGCTTTCGATCTTGGAGAAGGTTTGAGGGTTGTTGTCATCAGCACCACCGAGGGTGATGACAAACCGTTAAAATACCCGGCCATGTTCCGTTCGGCCCATGTCATGGTCATCAATAAGATCGACCTTCTTCCATATACCGACTTCGATGTTCAAAAGGTCGTCCGCAACGCCATGTCCCTCAACCCGGAGATCCACATTCTGAAAACCTCGTGCCGCACTGGCGAGGGTCTGGATGAATGGTCCGGGTTTGTGATGGAATTCGTCCAATCTAATAACGAATGA
- the hypA gene encoding hydrogenase maturation nickel metallochaperone HypA, translating into MHELSIAIEILDIVEREAAKHGAAVVRRVNLRVGDLSGVETESLAFSFDAVKGEKDLTRDTILSILRLPVKIHCIPCDGEFKGAGHMVVCPQCEGLDTQLLQGEELEIEDIEID; encoded by the coding sequence TTGCACGAACTTTCCATCGCCATTGAGATCCTGGATATTGTCGAGAGAGAGGCCGCGAAGCACGGCGCTGCTGTTGTCAGGCGGGTCAACCTCAGGGTCGGGGACCTTTCCGGTGTGGAGACCGAATCCCTGGCCTTTTCTTTCGATGCCGTGAAGGGTGAAAAAGACCTGACTCGGGACACGATCCTTTCCATTTTGCGCCTTCCCGTCAAAATACACTGCATACCGTGCGATGGGGAGTTCAAGGGAGCCGGGCACATGGTTGTTTGTCCCCAATGCGAAGGACTTGACACACAACTTCTCCAGGGGGAAGAGTTGGAGATCGAGGATATTGAGATAGATTAA
- the hypD gene encoding hydrogenase formation protein HypD produces MKYLDEYRDPKVAKSLVDRIHKSAFRIAQNQDGPVKIMEICGSHTVAIFRAGIKALLPDNVVLVSGPGCPVCVTAMEDMDRMIALSDSSRGNDVIVATFGDMIRVPGTKTSLEREKARGADVRIATTPLDALNWALENPQKQVVFLGVGFETTSPTIGASVLRAREAGFDNFFVYPAFKLLPPALTSLLESPDFAIDGFLCPGHVSVMLGADAYKPVAEKYGKPCVITGFEPLDILLGISVLCEQLANNTHEVKNAYGRAVTDLGNRKAMSVLHEVFQPADAPWRGLGIIPASGLAFRAKFSEFDAMKRFGLEEVKTGSEPRGCACGQVLRGVIDPVECPLFGNECTPESPVGSCMVSSEGSCAAWYRYS; encoded by the coding sequence ATGAAGTATCTGGATGAATACAGGGATCCAAAGGTAGCAAAGTCCCTTGTGGACCGTATTCACAAGTCCGCCTTCCGTATTGCCCAAAATCAGGACGGCCCGGTGAAGATCATGGAGATATGCGGCAGCCACACCGTAGCCATCTTCCGGGCGGGGATAAAGGCCCTTCTCCCTGACAATGTCGTCCTCGTATCAGGTCCTGGATGCCCCGTGTGTGTTACGGCTATGGAAGACATGGACCGGATGATCGCCCTTTCTGATTCATCCAGGGGCAATGACGTTATTGTGGCCACCTTCGGCGATATGATCCGCGTTCCAGGTACAAAAACCAGCCTGGAGCGGGAAAAGGCGAGGGGAGCGGATGTTCGGATCGCCACAACGCCCCTGGATGCCCTGAACTGGGCCCTGGAAAACCCTCAAAAACAGGTCGTTTTCCTGGGCGTGGGGTTTGAGACCACCTCTCCCACCATTGGAGCCAGCGTATTAAGGGCTCGTGAAGCCGGGTTCGACAACTTTTTCGTGTACCCTGCTTTCAAGCTTCTCCCTCCTGCACTGACATCCCTCCTTGAAAGCCCCGACTTTGCCATCGACGGGTTCCTGTGCCCCGGTCATGTGAGCGTCATGCTGGGTGCCGATGCCTATAAGCCGGTGGCCGAAAAGTATGGAAAGCCGTGCGTCATCACAGGGTTTGAACCGCTCGATATATTACTTGGAATTTCAGTGCTATGCGAACAGTTAGCTAATAATACACATGAAGTAAAAAACGCATATGGCAGAGCAGTTACAGACCTGGGAAACCGTAAAGCCATGTCCGTTTTACATGAGGTTTTCCAGCCGGCAGACGCACCCTGGAGAGGGCTTGGAATTATTCCAGCCTCTGGACTGGCGTTCAGAGCCAAATTCAGTGAATTTGATGCAATGAAGAGGTTCGGGTTGGAAGAGGTGAAAACGGGGTCAGAGCCCAGGGGATGTGCTTGCGGCCAGGTGCTCAGGGGGGTCATTGACCCTGTGGAATGCCCCCTTTTTGGAAACGAATGCACTCCTGAATCACCAGTGGGGTCTTGTATGGTGTCCAGCGAAGGCAGCTGTGCCGCCTGGTATCGTTATTCCTGA
- a CDS encoding HypC/HybG/HupF family hydrogenase formation chaperone, which yields MCIAVPGKVTVLDDLNMATVDHGGTTRVASADLVPDVAVGDYVLVHAGFIINVLDEDDALETLKLFDEYMGLLDDNV from the coding sequence ATGTGCATCGCTGTTCCCGGTAAAGTCACGGTCCTCGACGACCTGAATATGGCAACGGTGGATCACGGTGGTACCACCAGGGTGGCCTCTGCCGATCTTGTACCGGATGTCGCGGTGGGGGATTACGTCCTCGTCCACGCCGGTTTTATCATTAATGTCCTTGACGAGGATGACGCACTGGAAACCCTGAAGCTTTTTGACGAATACATGGGGCTCTTGGATGATAACGTGTGA